The Pochonia chlamydosporia 170 chromosome 1, whole genome shotgun sequence genome window below encodes:
- a CDS encoding ankyrin repeat-containing protein (similar to Aspergillus flavus NRRL3357 XP_002377457.1) has translation MRLLQTTEADSTGGFEVKEFPYNQIPKYAILSHRWDNDEPTLQDVRGNNLSTKEGFNKYVWIDTCCIDKTSSAELSEAINSMYLWYFKAERCYAYLADVMSKDAIGKSEWFTRGWTLQELLAPSEVYFVDKHWNYLGTKKSLQQVISDCTGIPLAILSGDEDLEAASVAQRMSWAAKRKTTRPEDMAYCLMGIFGINMPMLYGEGERAFIRLQEEIMRISDDHSLFAWKSPGIRGLLATSPVAFEASRNIIQFNPLDTPNGPLTVSSRGVHLDLRFVGKGPQGLGLAVLHCKEGQGDSPIAIYLRDLSWTMERFERVRSEKFERLDLKQFRPSQYPMRRVCIQTERTTPRRRSEDPGKYDSIAQYKVYNDSTLAKFTKFTNLTELMSEAATALQDKIWLLLTRSDVEVDSKDENDRTLLSWLAGNGHKAIVLQLLGRGAAIEAKDKDGGTALWWAARNGHEAIVKLLLEKGADVEAKDKYGRTALVVAAGNGHETIVKLLLEKGAEAKDKYGRTALVRAAGNGHETIVKLLLEEGADVEAKDQYGWTLDVESGTALVRAAGNGHEVIVKLLLEKGADVEAKDDGGRTALVHAAGNGHETIVKLLLEEGADVEAKDQYGWTLDAGSGTALVRAARNGHEASVKLLLEKGAYVEAKDQYGRTALVLAARNGHEAIVKLLLEKGADAEAMDDGGGTALVRAARNGHEAVVKLLLEKGADVEAKDDGGRTALVQAGRNGHKAIVKLLQGKRP, from the exons ATGCGTCTGTTGCAGACTACCGAGGCCGACTCAACTGGCGGATTTGAGGTCAAGGAATTCCCGTACAATCAAATTCCAAAATATGCTATCCTGTCACATAGGTGGGACAACGATGAACCTACTTTGCAGGATGTCAGAGGAAACAACTTGAGTACAAAGGAGGGCTTCAATAAG TACGTTTGGATTGACACCTGCTGcattgacaagacaagcagcGCGGAGCTTTCGGAGGCAATCAACTCAATGTACCTATGGTACTTCAAAGCTGAGAGATGCTACGCCTATCTTGCAGACGTGATGTCGAAAGACGCCATCGGGAAAAGCGAGTGGTTCACAAGAGGGTGGACCCTTCAAGAGCTGCTGGCGCCATCAGAGGTTTACTTCGTTGATAAGCATTGGAACTACCTAGGGACCAAGAAAAGTCTGCAACAAGTCATATCCGACTGCACTGGTATCCCCCTCGCTATTCTCTCTGGCGATGAGGACCTCGAAGCGGCTAGCGTCGCACAAAGAATGTCATGGGCTGcgaagagaaagacaacGAGACCAGAAGATATGGCCTATTGCTTAATGGGCATATTTGGCATCAACATGCCAATGCTTTATGGAGAAGGTGAACGAGCCTTCATCAGACTTCAGGAGGAAATCATGAGGATCTCGGATGACCACAGCCTCTTCGCATGGAAGTCACCAGGTATACGTGGGCTTCTGGCCACCTCTCCAGTTGCGTTCGAGGCCTCCAGGAACATCATCCAATTCAATCCGCTCGATACACCCAACGGTCCCTTAACGGTCAGCAGTAGGGGGGTCCATTTAGACCTTCGTTTTGTCGGTAAAGGGCCTCAAGGACTTGGCCTCGCGGTCCTTCATTGCAAAGAAGGACAGGGCGATAGCCCGATAGCCATCTATTTGAGAGACTTGTCTTGGACAATGGAAAGATTTGAAAGAGTTCGAAGCGAAAAATTCGAACGGCTTGATCTAAAACAATTCAGACCATCGCAATATCCAATGAGACGGGTGTGCATCCAAACTGAGCGGACGACACCTAGGCGGAGATCTGAAGATCCTGGGAAATATGATAGCATTGCGCAATACAAGGTCTATAATGACAGCACTCTAGCGAAATTCACGAAATTCACGAATCTGACAGAACTAATGAGcgaagcagcaacagcactTCAGGATAAGATATGGCTGCTACTAACACGGAGCGATGTCGAAGTTGATTCGAAGGACGAGAACGACCGGACGCTGTTGTCGTGGCTTGCCGGGAATGGGCACAAGGCCATCGTCCTGCAATTGCTCGGGAGAGGCGCCGCAATTGAGGCgaaggacaaggatggcGGGACGGCGCTCTGGTGGGCCGCCAggaacgggcacgaggccatcgtcaagctgctgctcgagaagggtgCCGACGTCGAGGCGAAGGATAAGTACGGTCGGACGGCGCTCGTGGTGGCCGCCGGGAACGGGCATGAgaccatcgtcaagctgctgctcgaaaAGGGGGCCGAGGCGAAGGACAAGTACGGTCGGACGGCGCTCGTGCGGGCCGCCGGGAACGGGCATGAGACCAtagtcaagctgctgctcgaaGAGGGCGCTGACGTGGAGGCGAAGGACCAGTACGGTTGGACGCTGGACGTCGAGAGTGGGACGGCGCTCGTGCGGGCCGCCGGGAACGGGCACGAGgtcatcgtcaagctgctgctaGAGAAGGGTGCCGATGTGGAGGCGAAGGACGATGGCGGTAGGACGGCACTCGTGCACGCCGCCGGAAACGGGCATGAgaccatcgtcaagctgctgctcgaggaGGGCGCTGACGTGGAGGCGAAGGACCAGTACGGTTGGACGCTGGACGCCGGGAGTGGGACGGCGCTCGTGCGGGCCGCCAGGAACGGACACGAGGCCAgcgtcaagctgctgctcgaaaAGGGCGCCTACGTCGAGGCGAAGGACCAGTACGGTCGGACGGCGCTCGTGCTGGCTGCCAggaacgggcacgaggccatcgtcaagctgctgctcgagaaggGCGCCGATGCAGAGGCGATGGATGACGGCGGTGGGACGGCGCTCGTGCGGGCCGCCAggaacgggcacgaggccgtcgtcaagctgctgctcgagaagggtgCCGACGTCGAGGCGAAGGATGACGGCGGTAGGACGGCGCTCGTGCAGGCCGGCAGGAACGGGCACAAGGCCATCGTCAAATTGCTCCAAGGGAAACGTCCATGA
- a CDS encoding DDE superfamily endonuclease, whose protein sequence is MDSVKKEKNLILAYQAIQHNSKLSIRAAAAIYKVPFSTLKDRINGVTARRDTMPNCRKLTNLEESTIVEYILDLDSRSFPPRLSGVEDMANRLLADRDALPVGPRWASNFVKRQKELTTRFTRRYDYKRALCEDPKIIRPWFELVRDIVAKYGILEEDFHNFDETGFMMGIISTTMVVTSSDRHAKPTLAQPGDREWVSVIQSINSRGEAIPPFIIVAGQYHLANWYEDSVLPKDWVISTTHNGWTTNEKGVEWIQHFEKHTKPRTQGAYRLLIMDGHESHHSTEFELFCKDHQIITLCMPSHSSHILQPLDVGCFGPLKKAYGKEIEGLMRAGITHITKADFLPAFFTAFKAAMTEKNIQGAFRGAGLIPFDPKSVLSRLDIRPRTPPPVEEATELPQLWVPKTPNNPTEATSQTDYIKRRISRHQGSSPTSILAAMDQFSKGTCGTMHKMALLKAENQLLREANAILSKRRRARKTRLRQGGSMTIAEGQALQDQNDVDEQIKQEDRWTRGRKPRDERKGRRCGVCGKPGHNARTCRIDVETSNEEDTSED, encoded by the coding sequence ATGGACTCTGtaaaaaaagagaaaaacTTAATCTTAGCCTACCAAGCTATACAACATAACTCTAAGCTAAGCATTCGAGCAGCCGCAGCGATCTACAAAGTTCCATTTAGCACGCTCAAGGATCGGATCAACGGTGTTACTGCGAGACGCGATACTATGCCCAATTGTCGAAAGCTTacaaatctagaggaatcAACAATTGTTGAATATATtcttgacctagattcgcgatcatttcctccccggcttaGTGGTGTggaagatatggcgaatcgacTGCTCGCCGATCGCGACGCGCTTCCCGTGGGaccacgatgggcttcaaactttgtcAAACGCCAAAAAGAGCTAACcacgcgttttacgcgtagatATGACTATAAGAGAGCCTTgtgcgaagatccaaagataattCGGCCctggtttgagcttgtgcgCGACAtagtcgcgaaatacggcatcctAGAGGaggatttccacaactttgacgagactggctttatgatgggcataatctcaaccaccatggttgttacaagctcagatagACATGCCAAACCAACATTGGCTCAGCCAGGTgatagagaatgggtttcgGTGATCcaatctattaattctcgAGGTGAGGCTATCCCGCCATTTATCATCGTTGCGGGGCAATATCACCTCGCGAACTGGTATGAAGACAGCGTGCTGCCGAAGGATTGGGTTATTTCTACAACTCACAAcggctggactacaaatgagaaaggTGTTGAATGGATTCAGCACTTcgaaaagcatactaagcCGCGAACTCAAGGCGCATATCGTCTTCTGATCATGGATGGGCATGAAAGCCACCACTCCACGGAATTTGAGCTGTTTTGCAAGGACCATCAGATAATCACGCTTTGCATGCCTTCTCATTCATCCCatattcttcagccactagatgttggctgttttgggccaCTGAAGAAGGCTTATGGtaaagaaattgaagggCTAATGAGAGCGGGGATTACACACATTACAAAGGCGGACTTCCTACCCGCATTTTTCACCGCATTTAAAGCTGCAATGACGGAAAAAAATATCCAGGGGGCTTTTAGGGGTGCAGGCCTTATCCCATTTGACCCAAAAAGTGTCTTGTCACGGCTAGATATAAGGCCACGGACGCCACCTcctgttgaagaagctaCTGAGCTACCGCAACtgtgggttccaaagaccccaaatAACCCAACTGAGGCTACTTCGCAGACTGATTATATCAAAAGGCGAATAAGCCGCCACCAAGGAAGCTCTCCAACGTCAATTTTGGCtgctatggatcaatttTCGAAGGGTACATGCGGAACTATGCATAAGATGGCCCTCTTGAAAGCGGAGAACCAGCTacttcgagaggcaaatgcAATACTAAGCAAGCGGCGTAGAGCTCGAAAAACGCGTTTACGTCAAGGTGGTAGCATgactattgccgagggacaagctcttcaggaccagAATGACGTGGATgagcagataaagcaagaagatcgcTGGACGAGAGGTCGCAAACCGAGGGATGAGAGGAAGggtcggcgatgtggtgtgtgcggcaagCCCGGCCATAATGCACGAACATGTCGGATTGATGTGGAAACATCTAATGAAGAGGATACCAGCGAAGATTAG
- a CDS encoding thioredoxin reductase GliT (similar to Metarhizium robertsii ARSEF 23 XP_007823346.1) gives MTAKLYDVLVIGGGPAGLSMATALARQVYSALVLDSGEYRNARATHMHTVPGFDHVDPADFRAKVRDDLRRRYEHIWFKTAKIKEVRKLDSGIFEATDENGDKYTGKKLGLGTGVQDISPVDIEGYEECWGYGVFHCLFCHGFEERGAESVGVLAGGMLTAPEMISHIALMAKRLAKSTTVYTNGNTTLLNQVKPMLHSSKISYEDRKNTKLELENRTGPGVIVHLADGTTKREGFVANHPQVEQRAPFATQLGLELSPAGDIVITPPFNETSVKGCFAAGDAATMMKSAVQAIQLGVTAGAGLVFQLQLELDEKDELTHDGYAVTASFDELKTLLIGAPLLAQWDPDRETILETDSSGYVVGGSLSQRDNEGLLHPVAFFSKKNAPAECNYSIHDKELLAIIRCLEHWDPELRSVASFEILTDHLNLQYFTKKQQLSERQAKWAEILSRYNFVIRYRPRRQAIVPDALSRREQDMPVGLDDEMLQGRRMQLLQPVKGMKGVFIVHAEAPVVVKAGYIRKGDSDQPDDPTASRDPSVGNPFTEDKLQELWNEGLQKHNRCRTTTLLERENLDPSIRASPHEDHPGDSRLNANWSPGKRYA, from the exons ATGACAGCCAAATTGTACGACGTGCTCGTTATCGGCGGCGGCCCCGCAGGCTTGTCCATGGCAACAGCATTAGCTCGACAGGTCTATTCAGCTTTAGTTTTGGACTCTGGCGAGTATCGTAACGCGAGAGCAACTCATATGCACACTGTTCCTGGCTTTGACCACGTAGATCCAGCAGATTTCCGAGCCAAGGTTCGTGATGATTTGCGACGGAGATACGAGCATATTTGGTTCAAGACggccaagatcaaggaggTGCGCAAACTGGACAGCGGCATCTTTGAAGCCACTGATGAGAATGGAGATAAATATACTGGCAAGAAGCTAGGTCTAGGGActggtgtgcaagatattTCACCAGTAGATATTGAAGGGTATGAGGAGTGCTGGGGTTATGGCGT ATTTCACTGCTTATTCTGTCACGGCTTTGAAGAACGTGGAGCTGAATCGGTTGGCGTTCTTGCCGGTGGCATGCTGACTGCCCCCGAGATGATATCTCACATAGCCCTCATGGCGAAGCGCCTGGCCAAGAGCACTACTGTTTACACAAACGGGAACACAACCCTCCTGAATCAAGTTAAACCAATGCTACACAGTAGTAAAATCTCATATGAAGACAGAAAGAATACGAAGCTAGAATTGGAGAATAGAACCGGGCCGGGCGTAATTGTACACCTTGCAGATGGGACCACCAAGAGAGAAGGCTTCGTGGCAAATCATCCGCAGGTCGAACAACGGGCGCCATTTGCAACACAGTTGGGATTAGAGCTCTCGCCTGCAGGAGATATTGTGATCACGCCTCCATTTAATGAGACGAGTGTGAAGGGATGCTTTGCTGCCGGTGACGCGGCTACTATGATGAAGAGTGCGGTGCAGGCTATTCAGCTGGGTGTTACTGCTGGAGCTGGGTTGGTGTTTCAGCTGCAACTTGagttggatgagaaggatgaaTT AACCCATGACGGGTATGCTGTAACGG CATCGTTTGACGAGCTTAAGACCTTGCTGATTGGCGCCCCCCTTCTGGCTCAATGGGATCCAGACCGAGAGACGATACTAGAGACAGACTCATCGGGTTATGTTGTTGGAGGATCGCTATCGCAGAGAGACAACGAAGGACTCCTGCACCCAGTTGCCTTCTTTTCCAAGAAGAACGCCCCTGCTGAGTGTAACTACTCAATCCATGATAAGGAGTTGCTTGCTATCATCCGCTGCCTAGAGCATTGGGACCCAGAGCTGCGCAGTGTAGCCTCCTTCGAAATCCTTACTGACCACCTTAACCTCCAGTATTTCacgaagaagcagcagcttagCGAAAGACAAGCTAAATGGGCTGAGATTCTTTCCCGATATAACTTCGTTATCCGGTATCGCCCTCGCCGGCAGGCTATAGTGCCCGATGCCCTCTCTCGACGAGAACAAGATATGCCAGTAGGGCTAGACGACGAAATGTTACAAGGACGCAGGATGCAGTTACTTCAACCTGTAAAAGGAATGAAGGGAGTCTTTATAGTACACGCTGAAGCTCCTGTAGTAGTGAAAGCTGGTTATATAAGGAAAGGCGACTCTGACCAACCGGATGACCCCACAGCCAGCCGTGACCCCTCGGTTGGGAACCCCTTTACTGAAGATAAACTACAAGAACTCTGGAACGAAGGTCTACAGAAGCACAACCG ATGCAGGACAACGACTCTGCTGGAGAGAGAGAATTTGGATCCCTCAATAAGAGCCTCTCCGCACGAAGATCATCCAGGAGACTCACGACTCAATGCTAACTGGTCACCCGGGAAGAGATATGCTTAA
- a CDS encoding MFS transporter (similar to Metarhizium robertsii ARSEF 23 XP_007826623.1), whose protein sequence is MIWLKEKATVPPRVFLNRTVWSCAFFGTCLGASFFVVLYYLPIWFQAVKGTSAIQSGIKNIPMILSVVIFSIISGGLVTTLGYYTPFMIASAILMSVGAGMLSTFDVDTGVAHWIGYQIIFGIGVGLGMQQAMVAIQASVAGADVAIGTAIIIFSQTLGGALFICVAQNVFQNKLVSNIADAHITGLNPASVVSVGATQVQTLIPTKFLPAVLHAYNGAVTNTFYVSAAMAALSLVGAVAAPWNSVKDKKIEIAAA, encoded by the exons ATG ATCTGGTTGAAGGAAAAGGCTACGGTTCCCCCTCGCGTGTTCTTGAACCGAACGGTTTGGTCTTGTGCTTTCTTCGGCACTTGCTTGGGTGCCTCTTTTTTCGTCGTCCTCTACTAC CTCCCCATCTGGTTCCAAGCCGTGAAAGGCACATCCGCCATCCAATCCGGTATCAAAAACATACCCATGATTCTCtccgtcgtcatcttctccatcatctccggCGGTCTCGTCACCACCCTTGGATACTACACCCCCTTCATGATTGCCTCCGCCATCCTCATGTCCGTCGGTGCCGGTATGCTTTCCACCTTTGACGTCGACACCGGCGTGGCCCACTGGATCGGCTATCAAATTATCTTCGGTATCGGTGTTGGTCTGGGCATGCAGCAGGCCATGGTTGCTATTCAGGCTTCTGTCGCCGGCGCCGatgttgccattggcactgcaatcatcatcttctctcaGACCCTCGGCGGTGCCCTCTTCATCTGCGTCGCGCAAAACGTCTTTCAGAACAAGCTTGTTTCCAACATTGCTGATGCGCATATTACCGGTCTTAACCCGGCAAGCGTGGTGTCCGTTGGTGCTACCCAGGTCCAGACTTTGATTCCTACAAAGTTTCTGCCCGCAGTTCTTCACGCCTACAATGGTGCTGTCACCAACACCTTTTATGTGTCGGCTgcaatggcagccttgtcCCTCGTTGGCGCTGTTGCTGCGCCGTGGAACTCTGTTaaagacaagaagattgaAATAGCTGCAGCTTAA
- a CDS encoding beta-lactamase domain-containing protein — protein sequence MDLFHSPKFVSHVESLLDKFHCPGASIAIVQNHTIASAGYGLVHLHPPELMTPDTLFDVASASKSLTAASVALLVGDDQKYLNVTYETTMSSLLPDDFVMSEASYTEQVTIEDVLSHRTGVAPSDGGGLQAGCCVGINWDVKEMEANKEEIVEKKLLKMQWVTAKLGEEGHPFQT from the exons ATGGATTTGTTTCACTCTCCAAAATTTGTCTCTCACGTCGAAAGCCTCCTGGACAAGTTCCATTGTCCCGGtgcttccattgccattgtgcAAAATCATACCATTGCCTCTGCTGGCTATGGCCTCGTTCACCTCCATCCCCCGGAGCTCATGACGCCCGATACTCTTTTTGATGTTGCGTCGGCCTCCAAGTCCCTCACGGCGGCGTCGGTTGCTCTTCTTGTCGGAGATGACCAGAAATACCTTAATGTCACGTATGAGACGACAATGTCCAGCCTCTTACCGGATGACTTTGTCATGTCTGAGGCGAGCTACACTGAGCAAGTCACTATCGAAGATGTTCTTTCTCACCGCACGGGTGTCGCACC CAGTGACGGGGGAGGCCTTCAAGCC GGATGCTGCGTGGGGATTAATTGGGATGTaaaggagatggaggcaAATAAGGAGGAGATTGTagagaagaagctgttgaagatGCAATGGGTTACTGCCAAATTAGGCGAAGAAGGACACCCGTTCCAAACTTAG
- a CDS encoding mutator-like element transposase (similar to Talaromyces stipitatus ATCC 10500 XP_002481393.1): MAQAVFPDDVLPSEGVYDSRASLLAAINSWAKPRGYAFTTGKSSKTPNGRVKVVFACDRNKPPPSTLIERKRRTCSRGTGCEFSVLAKESLDGASWVLSHRQGQQYVLHNHPPSEDPSAHPSHRQLSEKDIQDISNLTASGAAPREIRTYLHNNSNTLATQKDVYNQIGAARRDLREGQSSIQALVNRLHEEGFWCQIRLDSDNRVTAIFFAHPDSIAYLQCNPDVLLLDCTYKTNKHSMPLLDMVGVDACERSFCVAFAFLSGETEDDYLWALQHLRSLYQRDLPSVVLTDRCQAAINAAATSFPLSKGLLCTWHVNKAVLQHCRPAFLTDKNQGEKRWDEFYAFWHSIVASPNETIFQERLTSFERKYAKNYTEAVGYIRTTWLDPFKERIVRAWVDKHLHFGNVATSRQVAYGMIEDGVTNSSPRAEGIHSLIKAHIKISTLDLFDVWQAMRPAVTNQLKELKYMRASQQVSMPLDVSGVLFEAVRGWVSHKALRKVLEQRQLLSKPLKAACTKTFTSSFGLPCVHTLKRLEEEGRTLSLQHFHPHWHLKRDVSQPQPMLEPRAVSSQFNRRRNRSVTSTRREPSAFEAIQETMRPKAQPTCSRCHALGHIMTSKACPLRYEELFQVSEQATEVAAQITQTISAATVAPAATETTSVQAAVGQVEADLTTAVQVLAGHTGEGQIETVQELDGLVDHAAASQTSTIEEVADCIVVVQTVADQVAAAETMAAPELRYDDPRAIHHRYVEARQAWYNAQPRGSIKTNQQYRKAMGLPQRYDKVSYKWCLDWKQMGKQRMMQRGPREWTKEEMMAYLDWSRAEEVRVEALVAAEMEGEPFSNRRGMREIWEAAAADCDAQQALYLGAIQVNISNYGSEMAEDTFMEDALPREGIYESREALLEDINSWAKPRGYAFTTGKSTKTPSGRVKVVYACDRNKKPPGSSEGRVRRTSSRRTGYAECARHNHPPSADPSAHPAHRRFEEQDAMTVSKLAISGTAPREIGSYLHKHSDTLATQRDIYNRIAATRRNLREGQSSIQALVDQLQREGFSCRVRLDPDNRLTAIFFAHPDSIAYLQCNPDVLLLDCTYKTNKHHMPLLDMVGVDSCQRSFCIAFAFLLGETEEDYSWALENLRSLYQRDLPSVILTDRCLAAMNAAAIWFSASKPLLCLWHVNKAVLQYCRPFFVSKGGQATNEAEEEAWNVFYASWHLIVASPNEKIFKERLAKFEQQYGDKHPESVGYIRMYWLDPYKEMIVKAWVDKHLHFGNVATSRQVQCGV; this comes from the exons ATGGCCCAAGCAGTATTCCCTGATGACGTGCTCCCATCGGAGGGTGTATACGATTCACGCGCATCACTCCTTGCCGCTATAAATTCCTGGGCAAAGCCCAGAGGCTACGCCTTTACCACCGGAAAATCTTCCAAGACTCCAAATGGCCGTGTTAAAGTTGTTTTTGCTTGTGATCGGAATAAGcctccaccaagcacatTAATCGAACGAAAACGCCGGACATGTAGCCGCGGAACAGGGTGCGAGTTCTCAGTGCTCGCGAAAGAATCCCTAGACGGGGCCTCTTGGGTCCTGAgccatcgacaaggccaacaaTACGTGCTACACAACCACCCGCCAAGCGAAGACCCATCTGCACACCCATCACATCGCCAGCTTAGCGAGAAAGATATTCAAGATATCTCAAATCTTACTGCCTCTGGAGCTGCGCCTCGCGAAATCAGGACCTATCTCCACAACAATTCCAATACTCTTGCAACTCAGAAAGATGTATACAATCAGATTGGAGCTGCAAGGAGGGATCTACGCGAGGGCCAGAGCAGCATACAGGCACTAGTCAACCGATTGCATGAGGAGGGGTTCTGGTGCCAGATCCGGTTGGATTCAGATAATCGGGTTACGGCAATCTTTTTTGCCCATCCGGACTCTATTGCATACCTCCAATGTAATCCCGATGTCCTGCTACTAGACTGTACCTACAAGACAAATAAGCACAGTATGCCActtcttgacatggttggcgttgatgctTGCGAGCGATCTTTCtgtgttgcttttgcctttctctccGGAGAGACAGAAGACGACTACTTATGGGCATTGCAACATCTCAGATCGCTCTATCAGCGTGACCTTCCTTCCGTTGTTTTGACAGATCGATGCCAAGCCGCGATCAATGCTGCAGCAACCTCGTTCCCTTTGTCCAAGGGTCTGCTTTGCACTTGGCACGTCAATAAGGCGGTGTTACAGCATTGCCGGCCGGCTTTTCTGACTGACAAGAACCAGGGAGAGAAGAGGTGGGATGAGTTCTACGCATTCTGGCATTCAATTGTAGCCTCACCGAATGAAACGATATTTCAAGAGCGTCTGACTTCATTTGAGCGTAAATATGCTAAGAATTATACAGAAGCAGTGGGATATATCAGGACAACCTGGCTTGACCCGTTTAAAGAGAGGATCGTCAGAGCATGGGTCGACAAACACTTACactttggcaatgtggcTACCTCAAGGCAGGTGGCTTATGGAATGATAGAAGATGGAGTGACTAATTCATCTCCCAGGGCCGAAGGAATCCATTCATTGATCAAAGCACATATTAAGATATCCACCTTGGATCTCTTTGATGTTTGGCAAGCCATGAGACCTGCTGTAACAAATcagctgaaggagctgaagtATATGCGGGCTTCTCAGCAAGTATCAATGCCACTAGACGTCTCTGGAGTGTTGTTCGAGGCAGTAAGGGGCTGGGTGTCCCATAAGGCATTGCGTAAAGTACTAGAACAACGGCAATTGCTTTCAAAGCCACTCAAAGCTGCCTGTACTAAGACCTTCACATCTTCATTTGGACTGCCGTGTGTTCATACTCTGAAGaggcttgaggaagaaggccgAACCCTCTCGCTACAGCACTTTCATCCCCACTGGCACTTAAAGCGAGATGTAtctcagccacagccaaTGCTAGAGCCTAGAGCAGTGTCAAGTCAGTTTAACCGGAGGCGCAATCGGTCAGTGACAAGTACAAGGCGAGAGCCTAGCGCATTCGAAGCGATTCAAGAAACAATGCGGCCAAAGGCGCAACCTACATGCAGCAGATGCCACGCATTGGGTCACATCATGACTTCGAAGGCATGCCCTCTGCGATATGAAGAGCTCTTCCAGGTATCAGAACAAGCTACAGAAGTGGCGGCACAGATAACGCAGACGATATCAGCTGCAACagtggcaccagcagccacagaGACAACTTCAGTTCAGGCCGCTGTAGGTCAGGTAGAGGCAGATCTGACGACAGCAGTTCAAGTACTGGCGGGCCACACAGGAGAGGGCCAGATAGAGACAGTCCAGGAGTTGGACGGATTGGTAGATCATGCGGCGGCAAGCCAGACATCTACAATTGAGGAAGTTGCAGACTGCATCGTGGTCGTCCAGACAGTGGCAGACCAGGTTGCAGCGGCAGAGACGATGGCAGCGCCAGAGCTGAGATACGACGACCCGCGAGCCATTCACCACAGATATGTTGAAGCTAGACAAGCTTGGTACAATGCGCAGCCTCGGGGCAGTATTAAAACTAACCAGCAGTATCGGAAGGCAATGGGTCTGCCTCAACGGTACGATAAAGTAAGCTACAAGTGGTGTCTTGATTGGAAACAGATGGGCAAGCAACGTATGATGCAGAGAGGCCCCAGAGAGTGGACtaaggaggagatgatggcgtatCTTGATTGGAGCAGGGCAGAGGAGGTTCGTGTTGAGGCACTGGTagcggctgagatggaaggCGAACCCTTCTCTAACAGAAGAGGTATGCGTGAGATCTGGgaggcagcggcagcggaTTGTGATGCACAACAGGCATTGTACTTAG GCGCCATACAAGTAAACATCTCCAATTACGGATCAGAAATGGCCGAGGATACTTTCATGGAAGATGCCCTTCCGCGCGAAGGCATTTACGAATCACGCGAGGCTCTTCTCGAGGACATTAATTCCTGGGCGAAACCCCGTGGCTATGCATTTACAACTGGAAAGTCCACTAAGACTCCAAGTGGGCGAGTTAAAGTTGTCTACGCATGtgacagaaacaaaaaaccACCTGGCTCATCTGAGGGACGAGTACGCCGTACTTCAAGTCGAAGAACGGGCT ATGCAGAATGCGCTAGGcacaaccatccaccaagcGCGGACCCATCTGCCCACCCTGCACATCGAAGATttgaagaacaagatgcTATGACTGTGTCGAAACTTGCGATATCAGGCACTGCTCCGCGAGAAATAGGAAGCTACCTTCACAAACATTCTGACACCCTCGCGACGCAGCGAGATATATACAATCGGATCGCGGCAACAAGGAGAAATCTGCGTGAAGGCCAGAGTAGCATCCAGGCATTAGTTGACCAATTACAAAGAGAAGGCTTCTCGTGCCGAGTTCGACTGGACCCAGACAATCGATTAACGGCTATCTTCTTTGCTCATCCCGATTCCATTGCATATCTTCAGTGCAATCCAGACGTGTTGCTTCTTGACTGCACTTATAAGACAAACAAACATCACATGCCACtacttgacatggttggGGTTGACTCCTGTCAACGATCCTTCTGCATAgcatttgcctttcttttgGGTGAAACTGAGGAGGACTATTCGTGGGCATTGGAAAACCTTAGGTCCCTCTATCAGCGCGATCTTCCCTCTGTTATATTGACAGACAGGTGCCTTGCGGCAATGAATGCTGCCGCAATTTGGTTTTCTGCGTCTAAACCCCTGCTTTGCTTATGGCATGTGAACAAGGCGGTACTTCAATACTGCCGGCCATTTTTTGTATCGAAGGGTGGTCAAGCAACAaacgaggcagaggaagaggcatGGAATGTATTCTACGCTTCTTGGCATTTAATTGTGGCTTCCCCAAACGAGAAAATATTTAAAGAGCGCTTGGCGAAGTTTGAGCAGCAGTATGGCGATAAGCATCCCGAGTCGGTGGGATATATCAGAATGTATTGGCTTGACCCGTACAAGGAGATGATTGTTAAAGCATGGGTGGATAAACACTTGCACTTTGGCAACGTGGCCACCTCAAGGCAGGTGCAATGTGGAGTTTAG